CTTTATCAAAAAATGAAGTTCTTGGATTTGATTGTAAACCATTTCAAGAAGATGGAAGTTGCTAGAAATAAAATGTCAGAGGCATTTTAGCAAACATCTTTTGGGATTACACTACAGGTGATGTGCTTTCCTGTAAAAATTCACCTTCCAAAGCTGGAGAATATCAGAGTATGTCTCTCTCTGACATCAACCGTGTTCCATCTTTTGATTGTACAGGTCTTTTAAGATGCTGGAACCCTCCCGACAGTCGGACGGCTAGGGGAAATGGAATGATTCCTACCCTGGTAGGAAGAGAAAAAGCACAAAAATCCTTGATGCTTTCCCAGGTTTCGGAAAGGGAGAGAAGTTGGCATGCCTCGCAAATGTTTTTGAATGATAATTCTCTGAACTGTAGAAGAGAAACCTCCAAAGGGAAAAGTCACCAAAAGAGTGGGGAATCATTTTCATTAGGCCGGTAAATGGAGATATCACCGCAGAAAACAGTTTATCGACAGTTATTCAGAGACTTGAGAAAGTGTGGAGAACTTAGCCAAGAGAAATCAACTGGGGAACCGAAAGCCATGAGGGCCGAGCATTCAGACCTGGGTACCGGGTCTCGAAACCAACACCTGGCAACTGTTTCAATAGCTCCTGGCTGTCAGACCACAAAGGCCAGCCCAAGGAACAAGGAGAGGAGAATGCAAACTGGGAAGGGGCGGATGCCTCTTAAGCTAAAAGAAGAAGCCTGCACggaaagggatgggaaggaggataaaGGTGTGGGGGTAATGGGTAAGGCAGAAATCGGGAGATCTGAGTTCTGAGCTCTGCTGTTCCCTATCTCCCTGAGGACATTAGATTGATGATGTTACTCTGGGTAAAAGCCGTGGAAGCTATGTGGAAAAGTCAAGTCCTGTCTTGGTTTTTTTGTTCTATTAGGTTCTCCGAGTTGTGCTTAGAAAAATGGTGTCCCTGATGAACAGAAGGCTCTCAGTTTTCGAGAAATCACAATGCGGAGGCTACTGAGTTTGAAGGAAGGGAACTAGGAAGGATTCCGGGACTGGGGAATACAATTTTGGGGAATCACTCAGACAACAAGGGTCAAGGAGATGAACCCAAGGAGCAAACAGAAAACAAACAGCCTGTCTCTGAAAGGAGAGCTCACAATCCATCGGCTTAAAGACAGGCAGGTGAGAGGGTGACCTTAACGGGCAGGCTGACTGAATCATTTTCCACACAGTGCctgaggtctggagaagggaACCCTTTTCAGATGAAGGAGAGTGAGGCACTACGGGTCTGCCGACGGTGACCCCCTTTACCCATTTCATCAGTTTTTAACCAGGAACGTGGCTATcgactcccccaaacacttaatacagtgctcggcatccagtgagcactcaacaaatgccatcgattgattgactgactgaaaactgACCTCTCCTGGGTGGGAAACGGACCAGTCAGAAGGCTGGGATTGAAACGGCTCATACGACTAAGGAGATGACCTATTTTTGGAACACTGGGGTAACAAAGTTCTTTACAGTTTTGAAAACAAAAAAGTCTGAAATACACATTACTAATGTGGATGAATGGGGAAAAATGTATCTACATACACGAACACGGCAAAATTCGTTCAGAGAAAATGAGACAAACCGCACGCATTCTCTTGTCTTACATTATGTTCTCAACACTTTCTTTTCTAAACCTTCCAAGACCAGTACCAGACCAATGGTTTCTTAAGGCCTCGGAGGAAACGAGACAGATCTGGAAGGAAGGGCGGAATGTCATTTCACATCAAGCTTATTTCCTGCCTTCCTCCGACCCTTCGGGCGACGCTTCCGCCTTCTCAGAGAGTCCGTTGGGGAGAAACCAGAAACCAGTTTCTCCGAGAGCTGAGAGTCGTGCATGGGTTCACCGCCCGGTGGAGACTGGCCGACCGAACTCTTCGGAAAGAAAGGCCTGCCATCGGGAGAATCCCTAACTTGGAGTTTAGAAAAACACTTTCAAGAAAGCGTACTATGGCCTACAGACTATTGCACGTTTCAACAGAACACAGAAAAGGAGGGTGTTCAAAAGAGGCTAACAGTTGGGGAAGGTAGAAACTTACAAACTAGCTTGTGCACAGAAATCAAAACATGAATATACAAGACACCACTGCAGTCAAACCTGTCTTAAGAGTCTGCTTGTTTTTAGTGACCTTCAGAAactggtccaaactgattatccacaatacatacttttttttaaaaaaatattttgagacCACCCTTCTTTGATACACATATATATAAGTTGGTGGTCGTGACAGACTTGAGCGAGACTAAATAAAAGTGCAAAAACAttcaaaaaaaagggggggaaacaaaatgaaaaaatatgGAAGCATAAGCTAAAAATTTTCTGCATAGCTGAAATCTATTTAAAGCAAGTCGTCGGGAGGGGACGCCGACAGGGGGAGAAAGCAGTTTTTTTCTTAACATCTTCCGCACGTTGATTTCAAATGATGCAAAAAGAGTCGTTTTCGAAGGCTCCGAACAGGCTTCACAGGCAGTTGATCCCGGGGTCTTGGGCCTGAAGCAGGGTGGTGGCGGTGCCCCCGCCCGCCAGGACCACGGCCGTGCCGGACCTCGAATGCGGCCCGCGCTCCTCCCGcccgttgctgctgctgctgttgttgttgttgacctCACAGTCCAGCGGCTCGGTGGAGATGACCCACGTGGAGGGGCGCCACCGCTTCAGCGAGTAGGGCGTCTTCACGCGCTTCTTGATCTTTTCCCCGGATCCCGGCTTGCCGTCTTGGGCCGACTCGCCTACTGGAAACCAAAGAGCAGAAAAGCGGAAGTCAGCGGCAGGAGACGGtagcgggcgggagggggaagggtatgGAAAGGGATAGCGTTGGCCGGGGGGGCGGTCCTCCGGGGAGTTGAACCTCGCTGGCTCGGCTAGGGGAATCGAGGGGAGGGCCTGGGCCGGGCATTGTGGAATCCATTCCCACAGGAATCTGGATGGTCAAAGCCCGTCCTGCCTTCTGGAAGGGCCCACTTCCTgccctccctgattttccctccCTGGAGTTCCAAAGCCGAAAAATTGAATCTCCAGATTGGGTGGTCCTTGCGATTGGCTCTTTCTTAAATAATAGTGCTAGATGGGGTTTGAGGGAACACCCTCTTTAGTAAGTATGCAGGGCTTGCCCTtgcccatgcgcttagtacagtgctctgcacacagtgagcatgccatgaataccactgatcaactgagaaagaaagcagatgaaagaaaaaatattgtatctattaaaaaaccaaaaatctTAGAAAGCAGTTACAGAGCCAAACTTAAACTTACCTAGACTCCTAGGTACAAACTTTAAGAAGATAAAAGACTTTTGACGAGATGTCTATGCAAACCCCGACCTGCATACTGCCCAACTCTTATCAGAACTAGTTTCCAAGAATTTTAGAATTAAAATCCCAACCAAAGAATGCTGGAATTACCACAACCCTATCAATCTGGATTTCTTTTTATGGGTCGGTCTGTTGGCTTAATGAGAGGGTGCGATGAGGGTGCGGTCCATGATAAATGCCACACGGAGTTTGGTGGCTTCCCCCTTCAAGGCTTCTCCTGGCTGTACTTTCAAGATTAGGGTCAGGTATTCCTGTACCCACCCCAAAGCTGgcactctctcaaatgcctaAGAATCAttattcaccttggcttcacggactccgtcctctctcggttctcctcttatctctctggccgtcattctcggtctccttcgtgggctcctcttccccctcccatcccctaactgtaggggttcctcaagggttcgTTCTTGGTCCCCTcctgttcttcatctacactcactcccttggtgaactcatttgctcccacagcttcaactttcacctctacgcagatgactcccaaatcgacatctcctcccctgttctctctccctccctccaggctcccatctcctgccttcaggacatctccacctggatttccGTCCGCCACCTaagactcaacatgtccaagattgagctccttatctttcctcccaaaccctgtactctccctgactttccagtcactttggacggcacgaccatccttcccgtctcacgagcccgcaaccttggtgtcatccttggctctgctctctcattcaccccacacatccaatctgtcaccaacacctgccagtctcaccttcacaacatcgccaagatctgccctttcctctccatccaaattgttaccttaatggtacaatctctcataacatcccgactggattactgcatcagcctcctttctgatctcccatccttctgtctctccccgcttcagtctatacttcactttgctgcccgtattatctttctacagaaacgctctgggcatgtcactccgctcctcaagaagctccagtggttgtctatcaaccttcgcatgaagcaaaaactcctcactcttggcttcaaagctgcccatccctttgccccctcctacctcacttctcttctctctttctactgcccagtccgtacactccactcctctgccactatcctcctcacagtgcctcgttctcacctgtcccaccatcgacccctggcccatgtcctaccattgacctggaacaccttccctcctcacatccgccaaactctcttctcctcttcaaagccctactgagagctcacctcctccaggaggccttcccagattgagccctccctttccctccgccctccatccctctccattgcccctcctcccttcctctgctctacccccttcccctccctgcagcacttgtttatatttgtacatattaattactctattcattttattaatgatgtgtctatatctatgattctatttatctgttttgatggtattgatgcctgtctactttctttgttttgctgtctccccatttagactgtgagcccgttgttgggcagggattgtctctgtagctgaactgtacattccaagggctcagtacagtgctctgcacacggtaagcactcaataaatatgacaatgaatgaatgaatgaaaagatcttAACCCCAGCGAGGTTCACTCTACAAAGAGACATGGAGTAACCTCGGAGTAAAGAGACGTGGGTGTGCAAGTCGGATAGGTCTTGGCCAACCGGACACCCACAAAATGCAGCAGTCACCTTAATGTCTCCTTATTTTCTGATCACCTGCTTTGATTATGCCCTCTTTCTttgcgctgtggggctggaagactgCCATCCTATCTCAAGTGCCAGCAGCTCGGCAAACTCAGCGTGGCcaagcggatggagcccgggcctggaaatcagaaggccctCGGTtctaacttgtctgttgtgagactttgggcaagtcatttcacttctctgtgcctcctttatctcatctgtaaaagggggattaagactgtgagccccatatgggacatggaccgtgtccaacctcattagcttttgtctaccccggcgcttagaacagtgcctgacacatagtaagcgcttagcatataccatcattttattatgGCTTTTGTCTTGGCAAAGCTGCCCAGCTCCTCTGGTTTTATTGTGTTGGCACAGCCACGCCTTAAGGATATGGCTCAAGTCATGCCGGGTGCAACGGCAAGCACAGAAATGGAGCGTGCAGACGGAGGACTAGGGGTGGGCTTGGCTCAAGGGGCCTGGGGGGCCTCGAGACTGCCGCAGAGCTGATGGAGGGCAGAATGGGTGAAACGgggaaggagagtagagagggcAGAGACAGGCATCATCTTCAGAGCCACCATGGAGGTGTCGGTGGCGGCTGGTAGGCCCTCTTTCCGTTTCTTACTAACGGGCCCGGCGGGAACGccgaggagaaaactgaggaccGAGATGGGACAGGATGAGGTTGCTCTTCTCACCGAAGTCTGGCTTGCTCCAAAATCCACGAAAGGCACATCGTCCTAAAGGCAGACTCAAAACTGTTCTTTCGTAAGATTGGGCAGAGAAGACAACCTTGGCCTTTTCCACTCTCCTTGTCAGAACTAGCTACCAGGAGGGACTCCAGGTCTTTTCCAAGCTTCTCTCTGGGTTCGACAGCTCTGACGGAACGAGGACGGTGCCTATCCAAGACTGAGCACGCTGAGTCGCAGATCTGTGCTCTTGAAAACGACCATAATGCAAGGAAACCAAGAGTGTGCTTCTGGTTCCGAATGGCTCTGCTGCACATTCACGGTGCCCGAAGGCTTGGTCTAATGATAAGTTAATTCATACCTCCACGAAGCAATCCGTTCAACATTTACGGCACCCAATTTATGGCTTTTTTTCCCAGGCCTGAAATTCAATCCTAGAATCTCCCCAGAAGGCAAACCATGGGTTTGTTCAGCTTCTCCCTAACCGAGTCAGTTCCCTGGGGATGGGGTTCATGACTACCTGTTGTACTCTACTGTCcccgtgctgtgcacacagaaagcgttcaataaataccaccgatcgatcgatggattccCCCACCGCTGGATGATTCCCCGAACTCCACAACTAGGGCCTGCTTAAGGGGGCCGCTGGGCCCCGCCGCTGGTTTTCAACTTTCGTGTTAACGCTGCTCGTCGGCAGTGACACCCACTCATGGTCAGTAATCATCCCATCTTGTGCTCAGGAGTGATGAGCTTCCTTCTTGGGGTGAGTCTCATTTTATTTTACTACCACTATCCAACATGCACTCTGTTCATCCTAAACAGTGGCCTCAGCAGTATGGCCCGGTcaataggacacgggcctgggagtcaggaggatgtgggttctaatcccggctccgccactttcctgctgtgtgaccttgggcaagtcccttcacttgactggacctcagttccctcctctgtaaaagggagattaagacaatgagctccatgtggaacaggggctctgtccaacccgatttgcttgtatccaccccagtgcttagaacagggcctggcaggtagtaagcgcttagcttaacaattaccacgattattattattactactactcttctgggcctcagttccctcttctgtaaaatggggattgagactgtgagccctatgtgggagaggactGCAGCCAACCTGTTGAGTCCGAATCCACCctagtgccgggcacacagtaagcgcttaacaaataccacagagcaAAAACCAGACAGATACGGACAGAACAAAAGGGTcaacgccccccctccccgcactTACAGTGCCCCCCGTCTCCGCCCAGGCTTCGTGTGGCGGACAGATCCAGCGAATTGGGCCTCGGGGCCCTCCTGGGCCGCGGCTGGCCGGGCCCTCCGGCCGGGCCCTGGGAGCCGAGGCCGAGGGCCTCTCGCCCGGAGGCCGggttgctgttgttgttattgGAGTTTGTGCGGCCGCCGTCCGAAGGCCTCTCTCTCCTGTCCACCAGGCGGTCCAGGACCCCTTCGTCGTGGCCGGCCTGCTGCTCTCGTCTCAGCAGGGGCTCGTGCTCGTCGGGGCTGGAGTTGATATTCAGCCGACCGTCCTCGCCGCCGAACTGGTTCTGCAGCAGGTCCTGGGCCCGGTGGGCCACCGAATTGCCCGTCTGGCCGGCGGGCACCGCCCCGTTGGCGTAGGGGGCCGGCGCCGCGTGCGAATGGGCGCCGTGGGTCCTGCCGGCCACCCCGTTCACGGTGACCgtcaccacgtggggctccgcgGCGTTGATGGTGTTCATCTTGGCCACTCCCGTCTCCACCTGCTTCAGGTTCGACTTGTGCTTGCTGCCGAACTTCAGGCGCGGCTCCTTGGTGGAGTTTTTGGGGTTCAGGGGCAGGCTGGTGGGCCTCTTGGGGAGATTCTGCTGCTTGGGCAGAGGGTACACCTGGGCCGAGGGGACGTCGGGAACGAGCGGCGTCGGCCCGTTTCCGGCCGACGGGAAGTCCTGCTGCCCCGTGGCCTCGACCGCCAGCTTGATGAGCGGGTAGAGCAGACTGGAGCTGGTGCTGCTCAGGGGGTCGGGCCCGCTGAACTGCTTCAGCGAGTGCTCCATGAGGTTCTCGTCGGAGCTCTCCTTCAGGTTCTTGTCCACTTCTTTCGGGTCCAGTTTATTGGTCTCCAGGTCCTCCTCCGTCAGCTGCAGGCAGACCGGAGTCGGGCCcgcgggcggggccccgggggcggcccgggggtggCTCTCCTCGGAGGAGGGCAGCTCCGAGATGGTCGTCATGCCCGTGCTGGGGGTGAGGCCCGTGGTGTTGGTGGCGGTGGTGTTGGTGGACAGGCTGGTGACGCTCGTCTCCGGGCTGGGGATCCGGGCCTGCGCCTGCTGCCGTTCGTAGTTGATGGAGTTTCGATTCTTCTCCCCGGCAGTCGGCGGCGTACCGGAGGTGGACTGCTCCGAGGACAGGTTCTTCACCAGGCTGTCGTTGTGGTGGATCGAGTCttctatgtaggaggaagatgAGTAGTCTGGGTAAGGGCCGATCTTAGGGACCCGCCTGCTGTGCGACAGGTTCCttaaagaaagacagaaaggcaCGCTGAGAAATCTGGGTCTGTGGCAGTCGGGGCCTTACACGTCTAGCGGCTCGGAGTCTGGGCAACGGAGCCCTTTGGAGAACGCCGCAAATAGCGCCCGGCGCGTTTCTAGGAAGATCCCGACAAAGTGATCAGGAACTGGGAAGCGGCGGGACCCGGTGGAAAAAATGCGGGCTTGGAAATCggagacttaggttctaaccccgactctacCGCTTGCAGTTTGGATGatcttgggcctcggtttcctcaattgtcaaatggggattcaatacttatcctccctcctaccaagagtgtgagccctgtttgggacaaggaatgtgtctgacctgattaactcgtacctcccccagcgcttagaaacttagcaagcaccataaaaaattcATTCCTTACAACAATATGGGTCAGTTCACCATGTTGGCTACTGGCGCCTCCTCCGCATCGATAGTTACCGCTAAACGCAGACTGCGATGACCAAGTTTAAATGGCAGTATACGGAACCCCTGAacgagaggggcagggaagggcggCTGGGGACGAAGGATGGCTGGCTCTGAAGGGTCCAAACCCTCGCCAGATTTCGGTCTCTTCAGAAAACCAGGGAAGTCCCAGGATTTCCCTACTCGAGCTGGCTGAGCTTGGGCAACTGACCTGATTTCACCcaagtaaaatgtggataaactcAAACCTCCCACTAACCTTTCCTGGATTGCTGTCGCAAATATATTTCacggtcccctctagactgtgagatcactgtgggcagggaatgtgtctgttgttgtagtgtactctccagagcgcttagtacagtgcttggcacacagtacgggctcaataaatacgactgcatgaatgaatgaatggaaacattTTAAGCATCTTGTTTTGTTGGAAGTTACCACTACCTTCATCATGATAAGGATGTTTTGAAAAACTCCAAGGACGGATGTTTTGTTGCACGAAACCACCTCTGGCTCCCCTACGATGATTTGGGCTTTGGTCTCCTAATAATCGGCCACTCTCCTAAGAAaatcaggagcagcgtggcctagcggaaagagcctggacctgggagtccgaggacctgggtcgtatcccagctccaccgcatgcctgctgtgtgaccttgaacaagtcaacttcacttctccatggctcagtttcttcatctacaatttggggattaaatcatacttggaatctgagctccatgtgggccagagactgtatctcacctgattacctcgtatctatctaccttggtgctcagaacagtgctcgacacttaggaaacatttaaccaataccacacaaTGATTCCAGTCAGACATTTCCAAACAACACCCAAATACTAATTCAAGCTGGCTCACATTTCTGAAGACCCTAAAGCCCTCGCTCTGCCCCAGTCCTGACCCCCACCCTGGGGCCTGAATCCCGTCAGAGTCGTCCAGGCCCgcattatactgtcctctcccaagcgctcagtacagagctttgcacacagtatgctcaatgaatacgaccgattgattgattcggaCGCTTCTTACCGCTCATTCTGCAACGCGGTAGCCATGGGATTGacggtggggctcacggacttgtTCCTCTCCCAAATCATCATGAGCTCGGCCATCCGCTCCTCCGCGCACTGTGCTGTCAGTCTTGCCTCGGCATCCTGATCCCAGCAGTCTTCGATCGTCTCTTTGAGGGACCGCACGGCCTGTAACCGAAACCACAATTAGCCACAGGTGTGCGCGGAGTCCGCCTCGTGGGCGGAGCCCAAGGGTCCGGGCTTCGGAGAGGAGAAAGACGTGCTCTCCACGTGCAGGGAGCAGAGTGGCTatcgggggagagagatccaCGGTTACgtgcagagagaagagggaggagcaacGGATGGGTGGCAGAGTAAAACCTTAAATAATAGGCTATATAAGGCGGTATCTACAGGAGTGGTGATGTTGaaggtatttgtcaggcgcttactatgtgtcaagaaggcttctaagtgctggggtagatacaaggtgtcgcacatggggctcacagtcttcatccccattttacagatggtgtaactgaggcacaaaagtgaagtgactggcccaaggcccaaGGGCTGTGGGGACACTGGTGCAGGACAGCTGAGTTGGCGAGGGGGCGGGTGAGGCGGGAGTTACGTCCTGCGGGGAAGAACCGTTgatcaggaaagacctcctggaggagatggggtttcagaagggcttgaagGAGAAAGAGCTGTTGGATGGGCAGATTTCAAGGGGAGGGAAGAacctggggcaggaggaagggtgggagcaaAGGATCGGAGAAGGGGTGCGGAGtaagaacaaggcacaatgagtaggttgcttGAGAGGatggaagagtgtgagctgggatgtagtgggaaaagGGGTTGGAAAAATAAGTGAGAACacttctctgccgggtgacctcgggcaaatcacttctctgcctcagctatctcacctgtaaaaaggaaaATCAATCCTCCTtccgacttggactgtgagccctatgtgggtcagggactctgtccaaccgacTATCCCATGCTTACTAGAGGGCCTTGCCACAGAGTAAAAGATTAAGAAGTACCAAAAAAACAAAGCACTGACAGAATGGCTTGGAGGCAGTGGTGAGAAGTTGCTCCTCGATGCGGTCAAGAATGGGTGACAGTGGGAGGTTTGGGAGGAGTGGAgtcggggtggggagatgtgtgtggaGCAATGTttgagaaaaatcatctgggcagtggAGAAAATTAAAGCTGGGGGGAAGACTGGAGGAAGCAGCGAGACCTGGGTGGtagatgatacagtaatcaagccagGATATAATAAGCGCCTGGAAAAACTTGTGacaaatcccggcactgccagttacctgctgtgtgactctgggcaagtcattttgcttctctgggcctcagtttcctcttgtgtaaaatggggattcaaaaccaatcctccctacttactctgtgagccccaagtgggacagggactgtcggaCCTGCTCATTTgagtttacttcagtgcttactgcagtgtttggcgcatagtaagtgcttaacaaatgtaatgctaatgacaacaacaataataatgacaaataataataatgatactaataatgaacTTGCCAGCCAACTCCTGTTGTAACACCACATAAACAGGACCTTGGCAGCCAAACCATTCCCTTTGAGGGGgtgaagggcaggagggggaagagagcgagaGGACAAACAGGATAAGAAGGAAAATTCCAGGGAGAACAACAGATAGAATGTGCTTTCTCCAGTTTTGTTTTGAGAAttcactgagtgcagtgcactgtactaaacacttggaagtgatcctctagactgtaagctcgttatgggcaggggatgtgtcggctaattctcttgtattctcccaagtgcttagtaaggtgctctgcacacagtaagtgctcagtaaacaggactgataataataaaaattataattacaACTGTAAGTGCTTACTCGTTCTCTGTcccaaacattgtattaagcgctgaggcagatgcaagataatcaggttggacacagtccctgtgcctcacgggactcacagtctaagcaggaaggagaacagttactgaatcctcaaagtcacaaagcaggcaagtagcagaacggggatcagaacccaggtcttctggcccctaggcctgggttctttccactgagccaaaagaagagaggtgttccctgcctacagggagcttctACTCTCCCGGGAGGTAAGGAGGAACTGTTGACAGCTGGATTTCCATTGGACAGGTGAGAGGGCTGCAGTTTTAGCTTCCAACAAGCCACCTCCTAGCTGGCAGTTCACTGGCAAGGTACAATCAGGAAGAAAACTTCTATTCGGAGGCTTAACAGAAGATATTAATTAGGTCCCCGTGATGCCGTTAAGCCTCTCCGAGGGTGACAGCCAGAATAAAATACCTCTCATCTGGTAAGTGCAAGCCCTCAATTGGATGATTAAAACACAGGGGTGATGGACTATTTTGGATCACTTTCAATTCTGAACACAAAGAACCCAGTTAAAAGATAAACTTTACACTATGGAAATTTACCACATTTCAACCTTTTGCTATTGCAGCCTTTCTTGTCAGCTCAagccaactcttttttttttcatttttaccgTAACTCACCAGGCTGTTTTCTTTCCAGGCTTCTGGGAATTTGGGTCGTTGCTTTTCCCGAGACACTAGGACCTGCATGTCTTCGAAAGTGGGATGGTTTCCGACTTCTGTCTGGAAAGCCATCTGGTACTCTGGCACGGACTCACCTgttggaaaggggagatttttaaTCCAGAAAAAATCTCGGGACAGGGCAAG
This sequence is a window from Ornithorhynchus anatinus isolate Pmale09 chromosome 7, mOrnAna1.pri.v4, whole genome shotgun sequence. Protein-coding genes within it:
- the BMPR2 gene encoding bone morphogenetic protein receptor type-2 isoform X1, yielding MIACKQRVWPVPLLPWTLLLISTAAGSASQSEERLCAFKDPYQQDPGIGESRISHENGTILCSKGNTCYGLWEKSKGDINLVKQGCWSHIGDPQECHYEECVVTTTPPSIQNGTYRFCCCRTDLCNVNFTENFPPPDTTPLSPPHSLHRDETIVIALASVSVLAVLIAALFFGYRMLAGDRKQGLHSMNMMEAATSEPSLDLDNLKLLELIGRGRYGAVYKGSLDERPVAVKVFSFANRQNFINERNIYRVPLMDHDNIARFIVGDERFTSDARMEYLLVMEYYPNGSLCKYLSLHTSDWVSSCRLAHSVTRGLAYLHTELPRGDHYKPAISHRDLNSRNVLVKNDGACVISDFGLSMRLTGNRLVRPGEEDNAAISEVGTIRYMAPEVLEGAVNLRDCESALKQVDMYALGLIYWEIFMRCTDLFPGESVPEYQMAFQTEVGNHPTFEDMQVLVSREKQRPKFPEAWKENSLAVRSLKETIEDCWDQDAEARLTAQCAEERMAELMMIWERNKSVSPTVNPMATALQNERNLSHSRRVPKIGPYPDYSSSSYIEDSIHHNDSLVKNLSSEQSTSGTPPTAGEKNRNSINYERQQAQARIPSPETSVTSLSTNTTATNTTGLTPSTGMTTISELPSSEESHPRAAPGAPPAGPTPVCLQLTEEDLETNKLDPKEVDKNLKESSDENLMEHSLKQFSGPDPLSSTSSSLLYPLIKLAVEATGQQDFPSAGNGPTPLVPDVPSAQVYPLPKQQNLPKRPTSLPLNPKNSTKEPRLKFGSKHKSNLKQVETGVAKMNTINAAEPHVVTVTVNGVAGRTHGAHSHAAPAPYANGAVPAGQTGNSVAHRAQDLLQNQFGGEDGRLNINSSPDEHEPLLRREQQAGHDEGVLDRLVDRRERPSDGGRTNSNNNNSNPASGREALGLGSQGPAGGPGQPRPRRAPRPNSLDLSATRSLGGDGGHLGESAQDGKPGSGEKIKKRVKTPYSLKRWRPSTWVISTEPLDCEVNNNNSSSSNGREERGPHSRSGTAVVLAGGGTATTLLQAQDPGINCL
- the BMPR2 gene encoding bone morphogenetic protein receptor type-2 isoform X2 gives rise to the protein MIACKQRVWPVPLLPWTLLLISTAAGSASQSEERLCAFKDPYQQDPGIGESRISHENGTILCSKGNTCYGLWEKSKGDINLVKQGCWSHIGDPQECHYEECVVTTTPPSIQNGTYRFCCCRTDLCNVNFTENFPPPDTTPLSPPHSLHRDETIVIALASVSVLAVLIAALFFGYRMLAGDRKQGLHSMNMMEAATSEPSLDLDNLKLLELIGRGRYGAVYKGSLDERPVAVKVFSFANRQNFINERNIYRVPLMDHDNIARFIVGDERFTSDARMEYLLVMEYYPNGSLCKYLSLHTSDWVSSCRLAHSVTRGLAYLHTELPRGDHYKPAISHRDLNSRNVLVKNDGACVISDFGLSMRLTGNRLVRPGEEDNAAISEVGTIRYMAPEVLEGAVNLRDCESALKQVDMYALGLIYWEIFMRCTDLFPGESVPEYQMAFQTEVGNHPTFEDMQVLVSREKQRPKFPEAWKENSLAVRSLKETIEDCWDQDAEARLTAQCAEERMAELMMIWERNKSVSPTVNPMATALQNERNLSHSRRVPKIGPYPDYSSSSYIEDSIHHNDSLVKNLSSEQSTSGTPPTAGEKNRNSINYERQQAQARIPSPETSVTSLSTNTTATNTTGLTPSTGMTTISELPSSEESHPRAAPGAPPAGPTPVCLQLTEEDLETNKLDPKEVDKNLKESSDENLMEHSLKQFSGPDPLSSTSSSLLYPLIKLAVEATGQQDFPSAGNGPTPLVPDVPSAQVYPLPKQQNLPKRPTSLPLNPKNSTKEPRLKFGSKHKSNLKQVETGVAKMNTINAAEPHVVTVTVNGVAGRTHGAHSHAAPAPYANGAVPAGQTGNSVAHRAQDLLQNQFGGEDGRLNINSSPDEHEPLLRREQQAGHDEGVLDRLVDRRERPSDGGRTNSNNNNSNPASGREALGLGSQGPAGGPGQPRPRRAPRPNSLDLSATRSLGGDGGHCESAQDGKPGSGEKIKKRVKTPYSLKRWRPSTWVISTEPLDCEVNNNNSSSSNGREERGPHSRSGTAVVLAGGGTATTLLQAQDPGINCL